A part of Streptomyces sp. NBC_01497 genomic DNA contains:
- a CDS encoding TetR/AcrR family transcriptional regulator, translating into MPRAVRERQMMDAAVHVFGRYGYQAASMDGIAEAAGVSKPLVYLYLHSKEDLFAACVRREAEALMTALRAALDPGLAPECQLRSGLSAFFEHTTRHPDGWTVLHRQAHTRGEPFAAEAHQVRRQLVAYVRDLIGAAARAARPSEVARPSRTACPSLNSRQPHSVHGPAEPPGPPEFGDRHLGALAHALVGAAEELAGWANETEGATAREATSALMNLAWTGLGSLLAGARWSAWDRQDTAP; encoded by the coding sequence ATGCCGCGCGCGGTGCGCGAGCGCCAGATGATGGACGCGGCCGTCCACGTCTTCGGCCGCTACGGATACCAGGCGGCGTCCATGGACGGCATAGCCGAGGCGGCAGGAGTCTCCAAGCCGCTCGTCTACCTCTATCTGCACTCCAAGGAAGACCTGTTCGCGGCGTGCGTCCGGCGGGAGGCGGAGGCGCTGATGACGGCGCTGCGGGCGGCCCTCGATCCGGGGCTGGCACCGGAGTGCCAACTGCGGTCCGGGCTCTCGGCGTTCTTCGAGCACACCACGCGCCACCCCGACGGCTGGACCGTCCTGCACCGCCAGGCGCACACCCGGGGCGAGCCGTTCGCGGCGGAGGCCCATCAGGTGCGCCGGCAACTCGTCGCGTACGTACGGGACCTGATCGGTGCGGCGGCCCGCGCGGCCCGCCCGTCGGAGGTGGCCCGCCCGTCCCGTACGGCGTGCCCGTCCCTCAACTCCCGTCAGCCGCACAGCGTCCACGGCCCCGCCGAGCCGCCGGGGCCGCCGGAGTTCGGCGACCGCCACCTCGGGGCGCTCGCGCACGCGCTGGTCGGCGCGGCGGAGGAACTGGCCGGATGGGCCAACGAGACGGAGGGCGCGACCGCGCGGGAGGCCACCTCCGCGTTGATGAACCTCGCCTGGACCGGCCTGGGAAGCCTGCTGGCCGGGGCCCGGTGGAGCGCGTGGGACCGCCAGGACACGGCGCCCTGA
- a CDS encoding dicarboxylate/amino acid:cation symporter has translation MSANTAAGTTGPAEPRHRSLPKVPFWAQIVAGLVLGALLGWLARSQDIGWLVTTLDKVGHLFVQLLKLAVGPLVFFAILVSITNLRKVNNAARLAGRTLLWFMIMSLIAVAIGIAIGLITNPGSGTDLTPKDGKLPEHSGSWIDFLTGIIPTDVITPFSELNVLQIVFMAAVAGIAVLQVGERAKPVLTLSEVVLELLQKALWWVIRLAPLGTIGLIGYAIASYGWNLIGKYATFTADVYVGCALVLFGVYPLLLATVAKVNPIQFFKGAWPAIELGFVSRSSVGTMPVTQKAAERLGVPKTYTSFAVPFGSTTKMDGCASIYPAIAAIFVAQIFDVHLGIQDYVLIAFVSVIGSAATAGLTGATIMLTLTLSTLGLPLEGVGLLLAIDPILDMMRTATNVAGQIVAPVIVAAREGILDREAYDAATASPVDDLSSASEPREKELSPAV, from the coding sequence GTGTCCGCGAACACCGCAGCCGGCACCACCGGTCCGGCAGAACCCCGTCACCGGTCCCTACCCAAGGTCCCCTTCTGGGCGCAGATCGTCGCCGGTCTCGTCCTCGGGGCACTGCTCGGCTGGCTCGCCCGCAGCCAGGACATCGGCTGGCTCGTCACCACGCTCGACAAGGTCGGGCACCTCTTCGTCCAGCTGCTGAAGCTGGCCGTCGGGCCGCTCGTCTTCTTCGCGATCCTGGTGTCGATCACCAACCTCCGCAAGGTCAACAACGCGGCCAGGCTGGCCGGCAGGACCCTGCTCTGGTTCATGATCATGTCGCTGATCGCCGTCGCCATCGGCATCGCGATCGGCCTGATCACCAACCCCGGCTCCGGCACCGACCTCACGCCGAAGGACGGCAAGCTGCCCGAGCACTCGGGCTCCTGGATCGACTTCCTCACCGGCATCATCCCGACGGACGTCATCACACCGTTCAGTGAACTGAACGTCCTGCAGATCGTGTTCATGGCGGCCGTCGCCGGCATAGCGGTCCTCCAGGTCGGCGAGCGCGCCAAGCCCGTCCTCACACTCAGCGAGGTCGTGCTCGAACTGCTCCAGAAGGCGCTGTGGTGGGTCATCAGGCTGGCCCCGCTCGGCACGATCGGCCTGATCGGGTACGCCATCGCCTCCTACGGCTGGAACCTCATCGGCAAGTACGCCACGTTCACCGCGGACGTGTACGTGGGCTGCGCCCTGGTGCTGTTCGGCGTCTACCCGCTGCTGCTGGCCACCGTCGCCAAGGTCAACCCGATCCAGTTCTTCAAGGGCGCCTGGCCCGCGATCGAGCTCGGGTTCGTGTCCCGCTCCTCCGTCGGCACGATGCCGGTGACGCAGAAGGCGGCGGAGCGCCTCGGCGTGCCGAAGACGTACACGTCCTTCGCCGTGCCGTTCGGCTCCACCACCAAGATGGACGGCTGCGCGTCGATCTACCCGGCCATCGCGGCGATCTTCGTGGCGCAGATCTTCGACGTGCACCTCGGCATCCAGGACTACGTGCTGATCGCCTTCGTCTCCGTGATCGGCTCCGCCGCGACGGCCGGCCTCACCGGCGCGACGATCATGCTGACACTGACCCTGTCCACGCTCGGCCTGCCCCTGGAGGGCGTCGGCCTGCTGCTGGCGATCGACCCGATCCTCGACATGATGCGCACCGCCACGAACGTCGCGGGCCAGATCGTCGCCCCGGTCATCGTCGCCGCGCGGGAGGGCATCCTGGACCGCGAGGCGTACGACGCGGCGACGGCGTCCCCCGTGGACGACCTGAGCAGCGCGTCCGAGCCGCGCGAGAAGGAGCTGTCGCCGGCCGTGTGA